The Mytilus galloprovincialis chromosome 2, xbMytGall1.hap1.1, whole genome shotgun sequence genome has a window encoding:
- the LOC143064590 gene encoding uncharacterized protein LOC143064590 translates to MYTCGICSDFTFDQSIICKRHMTEQHSGFGWRCEECRVLVSRRAAHKKCEGTLKLINRSTMTCTKEEEEQFLQFQRQREDRMITEKVDREGKMALQKDSKKRSHRKEQDQGTKKQRTVLGQLYTEENMVFGNGKAGEKKKEMKKGQEKKRTPEEEKERMEKREEKRKRKEEKEVEKRGKENEREKEKKKEEKEKKKEEKEEKERRKEEKEEEEKRKEEEKKEKIKENRKELVKKQKEVFSNLLKDMESSSMGSMEEHEAVSLCDPEENVFFYDIVGFTSAVEPISPLPSDPCNTSPDPVMPFVDVPIITIPIDAPIEDSSSWEIPLISTSLCLPLSTQPCETYSPTQEILSPSDLRQAAAIYTPTPVKKLKLEQMSKSQQSRFFINVGGTRFETSVITIQSCPDSLLSEMIKEDSVVKPYLFDGRHTYFLDRDAKHFHLILNYLRNQAKIHSDMLPRDVRSLRELQVECNHYELRHLELAVQKKILDLQQLSLL, encoded by the coding sequence ATGTATACTTGTGGTATCTGTAGTGATTTCACATTTGATCAATCAATAATCTGTAAGAGGCACATGACAGAGCAACACAGTGGGTTTGGCTGGAGATGTGAGGAATGCAGAGTCTTGGTGAGTCGCCGTGCAGCTCACAAGAAGTGTGAAGGAACTTTAAAACTCATTAATAGATCCACAATGACCTGCACCAAGGAGGAAGAAGAGCAATTCCTTCAGTTCCAGAGACAGAGGGAAGATAGAATGATTACGGAGAAGGTAGATAGGGAAGGAAAGATGGCATTACAGAAGGACAGTAAAAAGAGGTCACATAGGAAGGAGCAGGACCAAGGGACGAAGAAGCAGAGAACAGTGCTGGGACAATTGTACACGGAAGAAAATATGGTATTTGGGAATGGAAAGGCAGGAGAGAAAAAGAAGGAGATGAAAAAGGGTCAGGAAAAGAAGAGAACGCCGGAGGAAGAAAAGGAGAGAATGGAAAAGAGGGAGGAGAAGAGGAAAAGGAAGGAAGAAAAAGAAGTAGAGAAGAGGGGAAAAGAGAATGAGAGGGAGAAGGAGAAGAAGAAGGAGGAGAAGGAGAAGAAGAAGGAGGAGAAGGAGGAGAAGGAGAGAAGAAAGGAAGAGAAGGAGGAGGAGGAGAAGAGGAAGGAAGAGGAGAAGAAGGAGAAAATAAAGGAGAACAGGAAGGAGTTGGTAAAGAAACAGAAAGAAGTTTTTTCAAATCTACTGAAGGATATGGAAAGCTCCTCCATGGGAAGTATGGAGGAACATGAGGCCGTATCACTATGTGATCCTGaagagaatgtttttttttatgatattgtgGGATTCACTTCGGCAGTGGAACCCATTTCTCCTCTGCCAAGTGATCCCTGCAACACCAGTCCGGATCCTGTCATGCCATTTGTAGACGTCCCTATTATAACTATTCCTATTGATGCCCCCATTGAAGATTCATCGTCATGGGAAATACCACTGATCTCCACCAGCCTATGTCTGCCGTTATCCACCCAACCTTGTGAAACATATTCCCCCACCCAAGAAATCCTCTCCCCGTCTGATTTACGACAAGCAGCTGCCATATATACCCCTACCCCAGTCAAGAAGCTGAAGCTTGAGCAGATGAGCAAGAGCCAGCAATCCCGTTTTTTCATAAATGTGGGCGGAACTAGATTTGAGACTTCTGTTATTACTATACAGTCCTGCCCAGATTCCCTCTTGTCAGAGATGATAAAGGAAGATTCCGTGGTGAAGCCATATTTGTTTGATGGACGTCACACCTATTTTTTAGACAGAGATgcaaaacattttcatttaatcCTGAATTATTTGAGGAACCAGGCCAAAATCCATTCAGATATGCTGCCTAGAGATGTGCGAAGCCTGAGAGAGTTACAGGTGGAGTGCAACCACTATGAGTTGCGACACCTGGAACTAGCTGTACAGAAGAAGATTTTGGATTTACAGCAGTTAAGCTTGCTTTGA
- the LOC143062555 gene encoding enteropeptidase-like produces MYGIYSFSINGDKTAIFHDWRQEFLAGTATTLSFYDIADVTAAYKCTDSCVSPPTCQHGGFVDQNCSCACPPDLTGTVCQQLDQSSSNCGGTINIAGGETHFLTSPNYPSNYNTGLNCKWFIQGDPGNHIRATVTDMDISNNNNACYHWIEMVYGLLANKGPERCGTTDHEVWDTSSDGEMNTMIIKFNSFVGSDKAASRGFNITLELIGTGCEKNPCVHGSCYSPMNSNSYTCTCTQGFIGTNCDVPSVYSIFECTAEIDHICMFVQSSDDKFNWEKKSGKATFYEISGFEGVAGPGGAKEGFVYLYTKKSSQRSTGDDAVMSTEISFPKVERCLSFWYHMRSYYPLNMGTLRITMTDNTGNETLLFTRSGDQGEKWLQAKVDIPAVDNLKVCKMLLPFQL; encoded by the exons ATGTATGGTATATAT TCATTCTCAATAAATGGAGATAAAACAGCAATCTTTCATGACTGGAGACAAGAGTTTCTTGCAGGAACTGCTACAACTCTAAGTTTCTATGATATTGCTGATGTTACTGCGGCGTATAAATGTACTG ATTCGTGTGTCTCACCACCTACCTGTCAGCACGGAGGATTTGTTGATCAAAATTGTTCATGTGCTTGTCCTCCAGATTTAACTGGCACTGTTTGTCAACAACTTGATCAAAGTAGTT CCAATTGTGGAGGTACTATTAATATCGCAGGCGGTGAAACACATTTCCTTACTTCACCAAATTACCCATCGAATTATAACACCGgtttgaattgtaaatggttCATACAG GGTGATCCTGGCAACCATATAAGAGCAACTGTTACCGATATGGATATAAGCAATAACAACAATGCTTGTTATCATTGGATAGAAATGGTTTATGGCCTTCTTGCCAACAAAGGTCCAGA gCGATGCGGTACTACGGACCATGAAGTCTGGGATACATCTTCCGACGGAGAAATGAATACAATGATCATAAAATTTAACAGCTTTGTAGGAAGTGATAAGGCTGCCTCCCGTGGTTTCAATATTACATTAGAATTAATTGGAACAG GATGTGAGAAGAATCCGTGTGTTCATGGCTCGTGTTACAGTCCAATGAATTCAAACAGCTATACCTGTACATGCACCCAGGGATTTATTGGAACTAACTGCGACGTACCTTCAG tgtATTCAATATTCGAGTGTACTGCAGAGATCGATCATATATGTATGTTTGTTCAATCCTCTGATGACAAGTTTAACTGGGAGAAAAAATCA GGTAAAGCGACGTTTTATGAAATTAGTGGATTTGAGGGTGTTGCTGGTCCAGGTGGTGCAAAAGAAggatttgtatatttatatacaaagaaATCAAGTCAAAGGTCAACGGGTGATGATGCAGTTATGTCTACTGAAATATCTTTTCCAA AGGTCGAGCGATGTTTGTCTTTCTGGTATCACATGCGCAGTTATTATCCATTAAATATGGGGACATTACGGATTACAATGACAGATAATACTGGAAATGAAACGTTATTGTTTACCCGATCGGGTGATCAGGGCGAAAAATGGTTACAAGCAAAAGTAGACATACCAGCTGTTGATAATTTGAAGGTATGTAAAATGTTACTTCCCTTTCAATTATAA
- the LOC143064593 gene encoding MAM and LDL-receptor class A domain-containing protein 1-like: protein MVEMALDGIFLVPGTCASPLSTPAPTKLTTTATSTTTTTPTTTTTPTTTTTPTTTTTPITTTTTTTTTPTATTTPSTTTSPTTTTTPTTTTTPTTTTTPTTTIPTRTTTPSTTTTPTTTTTPTTTTTPTTTTPTTTTTPAITTTPTTTTTPTTTTTPSTTTTPTTTTTPTTTTPTTTTPITTTTTTTTTPTTTTTASTTTSPTTTTTPTTTTTPTTTTTPTTTTPTTTTTPATTTTPTTTTTPTTTTTPTTTTSPTTTTTTTTTISPTTTTSPTTTTSYGTTTSPTTTTTCVPTCDKVIECGFEQGQTCAFKNTNGDDFDWTLEKSGSTSTTNTGPSAAHSGNQYAYIEVNGQGQGFVAFLSSKNTNLFSSSYCLRFYYHMYGQDIGYLAVYSQTNNSGYWSNPWTRSGNHGNQWIEASVDITGNIHSGIVIDIEASKGKAGNNGDIAIDNIRLCTGSCTPVIECGFEQGQTCALENTNGDDFDWTLYKSGSTSTTNTGPSAAHSGNQYAYIEVDGQGEDFVAFLSSKNTNLFSSSYCLRFYYHMYGQHIGNLAVYSQTRNSGYWSKRWTRSGNQGNQWIKASVDITGNITSGIVFDIEATKGKAGNNGDIAIDDITLCTGSCN from the exons ATGGTAGAAATGGCTCTAGATGGAATATTCTTGGTTCCTGGTACCTGTG CAAGTCCTTTGTCAACACCCGCTCCAACTAAACTAACTACAACAGCTACTTCGACCACAACAACCACTCCGACCACAACAACTACTCCAACAACAACAACTACTCCGACCACAACAACTACTCCGATCACAACTACTACGACTACAACAACTACTCCAACCGCAACAACTACACCGAGCACAACAACTTCTCCAACCACAACAACTACTCCTACCACAACAACTACTCCGACCACAACGACTACTCCGACCACTACTATTCCGACTAGAACAACAACTCCGTCCACAACAACTACTCCAACCACAACAACTACTCCGACCACAACAACCACTCCGACCACTACTACTCCGACTACAACAACAACTCCGGCCATAACAACTACTCCAACCACAACAACCACTCCGACCACAACAACTACTCCGTCCACAACAACTACACCGACCACAACAACTACTCCAACAACAACTACTCCGACCACAACTACTCCGATCACAACTACTACGACTACAACAACTACTCCGACCACAACAACAACAGCGAGCACAACAACTTCTCCGACCACAACAACTACTCCTACCACAACAACTACTCCGACCACAACGACTACTCCGACCACTACTACTCCGACTACAACAACAACTCCGGCCACAACAACTACTCCAACCACAACAACTACTCCGACCACAACAACCACTCCGACCACAACAACTTCTCCGACCACAACAACTACAACGACCACAACAATTTCTCCGACCACAACAACTTCTCCTACCACAACAACTTCATATGGCACAACAACTTCTCCGACCACAACGACAACATGTGTTCCTACATGTGACAAAG TTATTGAATGTGGATTTGAACAAGGACAAACATGTGCATTCAAAAATACTAATGGCGACGACTTCGACTGGACTTTAGAAAAATCC GGATCAACATCTACCACAAACACTGGTCCTTCGGCTGCACACAGTGGTAACCAATATGCCTATATTGAGGTAAATGGTCAAGGACAGGGATTTGTGGCCTTTTTGAGCTCAAAGAATACTAACCTGTTCT CCTCTTCGTATTGCCTCAGATTTTATTATCACATGTATGGTCAAGATATCGGATATCTAGCAGTGTACTCACAAACAAACAACTCGGGCTATTGGTCCAATCCTTGGACTCGGTCTGGAAATCACGGAAATCAATGGATAGAAGCTAGTGTGGATATTACTGGTAATATACATTCAGGCATTGTT attgatATCGAGGCTTCGAAAGGAAAAGCTGGTAATAACGGTGATATTGCAATTGATAATATAAGATTGTGTACCGGTTCTTGTACTCCAG TCATTGAATGCGGATTTGAACAAGGACAAACATGTGCATTGGAAAATACTAATGGCGACGACTTCGACTGGACTTTATATAAATCC GGATCAACATCTACCACAAACACTGGTCCTTCGGCTGCACACAGTGGTAACCAATATGCCTATATTGAGGTAGATGGTCAAGGAGAGGACTTTGTGGCCTTTTTGAGCTCAAAGAATACTAACCTGTTCT CCTCTTCGTATTGCCTCAGATTTTATTATCACATGTATGGCCAACATATCGGAAATCTAGCAGTGTACTCACAAACAAGAAACTCGGGCTATTGGTCCAAACGTTGGACTCGGTCCGGAAATCAAGGAAATCAATGGATAAAAGCTAGTGTGGATATTACTGGTAATATAACGTCAGGCATTGTT